In the genome of Massilia sp. W12, the window AAGGCTGGCTGTATCTGGCGATTGTGCTGGATCTGTTCAATCGGGAGGTGATCGGCTGGTCGCTCAAGCCGCGCATGACCAGCGACATTGTGACTGACGCTTTGACGATGGCGTGGTTTCGCCGTCGACCGGACGCGGGCGTTATGCATCATTCTGATCGCGGCAGCCAATACGCCAGCCAAGCCTTTCAGGACAAACTCAAGGAATACGGCATGACGTGCTCGATGAGTCGCAAAGGAAACTGCTGGGACAACGCACCGACCGAGAGCTGGTTTAACAGTTTCAAGAATGAGCGATACCATGGCGTGCGTTATGCCAGCCATGCTGAAATGAAGGCTGCCAGCTTTGAATATATTGAAGTCTTTTATAATCGAACCCGTCAGCATTCAACTCTGGGCTATCAATCGCCGTTTCAGTATCTTGACCGCTGGCAGCGTGAGCAAAATCAGGAAAAGCTGGCTGCATAAAATTCATCTGATGGCAGACGAAATATCGAGGGAACGTCACATCAAATGATTTCAACAATCTCAATCAAAGCGCCACGTATAAAACGCATCCAGCGCATTATTATTCCCCGTCTGCAATTGCAGCGACAGGCGCGGGTTCAAGGTGTAGCGCAGTTTGAGCAGGGTGCTGGCGCTGCCCATGCCTTGTTCCAGCGTCACAAACAGCTTGTTCGAGAGGCGTTTGCCGACGGTCAGTACGGCGCTTTCGGCGCCGTGGGCGCGGCTGAGGTTGATTTCGTCCAGCGCCAGGGCGGAGACCAGTTTGCTGTTTTGCGCGCCGCCAAACAGGCCATTGATGGCCAAGGCCAGCAAGGGGTTGTCGCCTTCACTGCCGCCTTCGCTGCCGCGCCCTAAAATCAGCCACATCAGCTTTTCACTGTCCGGCACCGAGGGTTCCGACACCAGGCGTGCTTGCGGCGCTTGCAGGCTGCCGCGCAATTCGATGCCGGCTTCCACTCCGGTGTCCGGGTTCATGCCCTTGCGCACCGCCAGCAAATTCAAATTCGGATTGTCATAGGCGCCGGTGAAGTTGAGCGCGCCTTCGCGAATCTCCAGATTTTGCCCGTAAGCCTGGTACACCCCTTCGCGGATCGCCACATTGCCGACCACGCGCGGGCCGCGCCGGTCGAAGGCGCGCACCGACAGCGCGCCATCCAGACGCGCTTGCAGGCCGGCGGCGCGCAGCGTGAAGGCGTCGCCGAAATCGAAATCCAGATGCAAATGCACGGCCTGCCCGGCTTCGCGTTTGAGCGGCGCCGCCTGTTTGATCACCACATCCTCGCTCAAGACTGCGCTGTTTTGCGGCGCAAAGTTGAATTCGGCGCGCTCGGCGCGCAGCTTGCCTTGCACCTCCACCAGCTTGGGCTTGAGCTGCAGGGTGCTTTTGCCGCTTAACACTAATTGCCGATCCGGTGCGGACAGCAGCTGCAGCGATTGCGCTTCCAGCTCCAGCCGTGCGCTTGGTTCTTGCCCCTGCAGACGCGCTTCTCCCCTGGCCTGCAAACTGCCAGCGCCGCCGCGCCAGCGCATACTCTGTAAATTGAGTTTTTCCCCGTCCAGCTGAATATCCATGCTGCCTTGCTCCAGTTTGATGCCGGGGCCGGGCCATTGCAAACTCAGTTCGCGTCCCTGCAGCGTGCCGCGTGCGCGCGGTGCTGCCAGGCTGCCGTCCAGTTGCAGATTGCTGTGCAAGCGGCCATCCACATCCAGATCTGGCAGCGGCAATAGCGGCGCGAGCCAGGCCAGGGTGCGCAAGTCGGTTTGCGCCTGTGCTTGCAAGGGGGTGGCGCTGCTCCAGCGCCAATTGCCTTCGCTGGGGGTGAGGCGGGTTTGCGCTTCCAGTTTCAAGCTGCCGAGCTGGCTGCCGGCGGCTTGCAGGCGTGCGTTCAGTGCGCCTTGGCGGATCTGCACGGCGGCTTGCAAATCATGCAGGCCAAGCGCCGGAGCGCCGGGGCGGCCCGGGCGCAGGTCGCCGCTGCTGCGCGCGATATTCAGCGCGCCTTGCAATTGCTGCGGCGTGGCTTGCAGCGACCATTGTCCTTGCAGCCGTAAGTCGCTGCGCCATTCGTTTTGATATTGCGGCAATAACCAGTTCAAACTCACTTGCCGGGCTTCGCCTTCGGTTTCCCATTGCTGCGGCTGCCAGCGCAGGCGCGTCAAGTGAATGCTGCCTTGCGCGGCGTCCATGTTTTTAGCGTTTTTGTCTTCTTCGCGCGCGCTGCGCAAGCGGTTGTTTTCGAGTAAATCCAGAATGATGTGCTGCGCCTCAAATTGGCGCAGGCCCTGCGCTTCCAGTTGGAATTGCAGCGGCGCGGCCTGGCGCAGATTGAAATGATGGCGCGCGCGGTTTTCCAGTTGCTTTAATTGGCCGCGCCATTCCCAGCGCAGCGGGGCGATTGCCTGCGCGCCGCCTTGCATGGCCAGGGTGGCGCGCAGCGGGCGGCTGTCGGCCCCGTCGTGCAGACGGCCACGCACTTGCAGCTTGAGTTGATGCGCGCTGCGCTTGCCGTCCAGTTCCAGCTGGATTTGCTCCCATTGCTGATCGGGCAGCAGCAAATTGTCCAATTTGATTTGGGCGCGCAGCGGGCCATCTTCTTGCAACCCCGGCCAGTCAAATTTGAATTCGGCTTGCGGCAGTTGGAAATGTTGACCCCAGCTCAATTTTTGCGCCTTGCCCTGGGCTTGCGCCAGCCAGGCCGGCCATTGCAACCACCATTGCGGCGGGCTGTGCGGCGGCAGCGCCAGACTGCCTTGGGCGTGCAGTGCGCCGCCGGCCTGGCTGCCGAGTTGCGCCACTTGCGGCAGTTCAGCGCGCCAGCGCAGCTGTGCGCCGGGGGCGCCCAGTCCGCCTTGCGCGCTGATGCGGTTGGCGCCGGCTTGCGCTTCCAGTTCCAGCACGGCCAATTGGCGCGCGCGCCAGTCCACTTTGCCCTGCAGGCGCAGGGCTTGTTTATTCCATT includes:
- a CDS encoding translocation/assembly module TamB domain-containing protein — encoded protein: MESTPHQAPPARARWPRILLLGSLTLASLLAFALWWLGRPASAAWLLPRLLQEHGVQAQQIQGSLYGPLKIGRISWSNRHWRVTLHNLELDWRPADLLRARLEIDALQASQLDLEALLPDHSPARMPASLQSPLPLNLAQLKLARLVWLDHGKRLEAGPIAARLQADDSAIRLQQFSAQAHLHGQSWQLGGQLELAAKAPFALRSGLELANPALRLQADGDGNLGEMRWRAKLSQAASRQTQAEVSASLQSFATLPLQSLHIKAAGLNPAQIDPAWPQAELSLDLALQDSAGQAGQRHYQGRLQLHNHKAQGLEAHGLPLQQLQAAVQASLKRDAQQRLQADWKLSQAQFSFLRGGSLHGQAQGNAAGMQARFDAQGLDLQGLHSKMRPTRIHGWLEADSANSWQEAAWRTELRDDTVLRGASLQARGKASRQALELQQLRLQAPGGNLQAQGKLGLQGARAFQLQGELQHWNPARWGDFPAADVNARWDAQGSAPSGAAWQGQAKLQLLPGQLWKQELRGAIQAQAKAGSPLQLDANLELGAHRLHAQGQLASSAGQEHRLRWELALNQLQTLPPLEKWSGNLQAQGELRGSLQQSQLIIQAQGQDIRPTQAKGAAQLKLEAQLGLQAPYALQAKGEAQGLQAWGLAGAPPAQLNLQWQAQAALQSETWQIEAHSLPGSEWNKQALRLQGKVDWRARQLAVLELEAQAGANRISAQGGLGAPGAQLRWRAELPQVAQLGSQAGGALHAQGSLALPPHSPPQWWLQWPAWLAQAQGKAQKLSWGQHFQLPQAEFKFDWPGLQEDGPLRAQIKLDNLLLPDQQWEQIQLELDGKRSAHQLKLQVRGRLHDGADSRPLRATLAMQGGAQAIAPLRWEWRGQLKQLENRARHHFNLRQAAPLQFQLEAQGLRQFEAQHIILDLLENNRLRSAREEDKNAKNMDAAQGSIHLTRLRWQPQQWETEGEARQVSLNWLLPQYQNEWRSDLRLQGQWSLQATPQQLQGALNIARSSGDLRPGRPGAPALGLHDLQAAVQIRQGALNARLQAAGSQLGSLKLEAQTRLTPSEGNWRWSSATPLQAQAQTDLRTLAWLAPLLPLPDLDVDGRLHSNLQLDGSLAAPRARGTLQGRELSLQWPGPGIKLEQGSMDIQLDGEKLNLQSMRWRGGAGSLQARGEARLQGQEPSARLELEAQSLQLLSAPDRQLVLSGKSTLQLKPKLVEVQGKLRAERAEFNFAPQNSAVLSEDVVIKQAAPLKREAGQAVHLHLDFDFGDAFTLRAAGLQARLDGALSVRAFDRRGPRVVGNVAIREGVYQAYGQNLEIREGALNFTGAYDNPNLNLLAVRKGMNPDTGVEAGIELRGSLQAPQARLVSEPSVPDSEKLMWLILGRGSEGGSEGDNPLLALAINGLFGGAQNSKLVSALALDEINLSRAHGAESAVLTVGKRLSNKLFVTLEQGMGSASTLLKLRYTLNPRLSLQLQTGNNNALDAFYTWRFD